One Gemmatimonadota bacterium genomic region harbors:
- a CDS encoding ABC transporter ATP-binding protein — protein sequence MLSIRNLVKVYPGPVAALQGVSLEIPRGMFGLLGPNGAGKTTFMRILAGVLEPTSGAVSLDGADVLADPDALRATLGYLPQDFGFFPHLSGQRMLEYLLRLKGLEAPGGIAKLAAELLDRVNLAHAAQRKVKDYSGGMRQRLGIAQAIAGNPQLIIVDEPTAGLDPEERLRFYRILSELAQDRTVLLSTHIVEDVAVLCPRFAVIRQGKVVALTTPREARASLVGTVHEGDVEGHALDELRRTHRVTQAVLVEGRNRVRVHAPDGRVPPGFEPVTGTLEDAYLLLMQGDAVGAAA from the coding sequence ATGCTCTCCATCCGCAACCTGGTGAAGGTGTATCCCGGCCCCGTCGCTGCCCTGCAAGGGGTGTCGCTCGAGATCCCACGTGGGATGTTCGGCCTCCTCGGCCCTAACGGTGCCGGCAAGACGACCTTCATGCGGATTCTCGCTGGCGTGCTCGAGCCCACATCGGGCGCCGTCTCACTCGACGGCGCCGATGTCCTCGCCGATCCGGACGCGCTGCGAGCCACCCTGGGGTACCTCCCGCAGGACTTCGGCTTCTTCCCGCACCTCAGTGGCCAGCGGATGCTCGAGTACCTGCTGCGCCTCAAGGGACTCGAGGCGCCCGGCGGAATCGCCAAACTCGCAGCCGAGCTGCTCGATCGGGTCAACCTCGCCCATGCCGCCCAGCGGAAGGTGAAGGACTACTCCGGCGGCATGCGCCAGCGACTTGGTATCGCCCAGGCCATCGCCGGCAATCCACAACTCATCATCGTCGATGAACCGACGGCGGGTCTCGACCCTGAGGAGCGTTTGCGATTCTACCGGATCCTGTCGGAGTTGGCGCAAGACCGTACCGTGCTCCTGTCCACCCATATCGTGGAGGATGTGGCGGTGCTCTGCCCCAGGTTCGCGGTGATTCGCCAGGGCAAGGTGGTCGCGCTGACCACGCCGCGTGAGGCGCGGGCGTCGCTGGTGGGCACGGTCCATGAGGGCGACGTGGAGGGCCACGCGCTTGATGAACTTCGTCGCACGCACCGTGTCACGCAGGCGGTCCTCGTTGAGGGCCGGAACCGGGTGCGCGTCCATGCACCGGACGGACGGGTCCCGCCCGGATTCGAGCCGGTCACCGGGACACTGGAGGACGCGTATCTCCTCCTCATGCAGGGCGACGCCGTTGGAGCCGCCGCATGA
- a CDS encoding ABC transporter permease, with amino-acid sequence MSASRVWVVAVDELRLTLRRPLTWVLIALLLFLSYGLSAGWVQIAISSGDASVGGTRAHLTSEFALTQIFAAFSWSAYIFFAAAGAGLGVIRDGESRVLEILQSTPLRPAEYAWGKYLGVLAAFVVVLIGNTLVLMVCLAVLPNAEMLDARGPFVATNYLKPLLVFGLPNVIFMTGMAFAVGTATRRAVLVFAFPVALLLLCLFFLWDWSPSWLSEGANRALMFIDPSGLRWLRETWLEVDRGAAFYNTQAVTLDGFILGQRATWVILALLSVAGAVHRFARTMRASHRVTSADVATAMQPQLATAPVAVPSSRPLPVATGAPPTWWTTLRMVAAAEARELAAQPGLYLFVPLVVLQVISNALLALGAFDTPLLRTPGQLAATQMGLLTAYVTLLLVFYAVESLERERSTRLSAIHDSLPIPTSALLAGKAVALGVVVGVIVLACLLASMILVMAQGNVGFSLTPFVLMWVVLLIPTFFVVIAFIFAAYGIAKGRYGAYAISFGAIGLAMWAALTDRENWVSDWSLTSAIQWSDMSILEFDREALIWNRLFWLAVGVFLWRVATRLYPRVERDPVRWLQARTWPQWWRSLRPSVPFVLAPVILGAMAWRQVNTGPDGARAEKLGKDYWKKNLATWWNAPVPWVKDVDLDVRLDPAERAWRVQGSYLVVNHRDTVLQRIPLTVGRWRNMQFTADGDSIRPDTASHLYVFTLPTPLGPGDSVRLGFSYEGRHEGATRAGGGAGEFIVPSGVVMQGWSPQYFPVVGFVEGIGSDEDNTFEPRDYPEDHWQATTPALFGSERPMTVRTRIDVPAAFHANGVGEQLRDEVKDGRRLVEFRTDEPVMAYNIVAGKWLVRRGAGTALFHHPTHTYNVDEMGNAMDQARRWYGTWFGAYPWKELKVSEFPSLATYAQGFPTNITFSEGIGFLTKSEPKTNLAFLVTAHEIAHQWWGNMLQPGRGPGANILSEGMSHFATALLIEQVKGFRNGLEFRTRIESRYGDNRFADAERKLYRIDGSKQGDNTVTYDKGGWVFWMLADLVGREPTLRGMQDFIAKYRGSDDHAMLQDFTAHMRRYAADTASYDDFVRQWFDSVVVGEYRVDMATTSKRPDGTWETRAVVRNVGRASMMVDVAAVRGERFPDDTSAQDRVPYVQQVTRVMLPAELAVPVTMISTFEPQRVVVDPDVRVLQLRRRSAEKTIER; translated from the coding sequence ATGAGTGCGTCTCGCGTGTGGGTCGTCGCGGTGGACGAGCTCCGCTTGACGCTGCGTCGTCCGCTGACCTGGGTCCTGATTGCGCTCTTGCTGTTTCTCTCGTACGGCCTGTCCGCGGGCTGGGTCCAGATTGCGATCTCCTCGGGGGACGCGTCGGTCGGCGGGACGCGGGCCCACCTCACGTCAGAATTCGCCCTCACCCAGATCTTCGCCGCCTTCTCCTGGTCGGCGTACATCTTCTTTGCTGCGGCGGGCGCAGGGCTTGGCGTCATTCGCGATGGCGAGTCGCGCGTCTTGGAGATCTTGCAGTCCACGCCGCTTCGCCCGGCGGAATACGCCTGGGGAAAGTACCTCGGCGTCCTGGCGGCCTTTGTGGTGGTGCTGATCGGGAACACGCTGGTCCTGATGGTCTGCCTCGCGGTGTTGCCCAACGCGGAAATGCTGGATGCACGCGGGCCGTTCGTGGCGACAAATTACCTGAAGCCACTGCTGGTCTTTGGCCTCCCGAACGTCATCTTCATGACCGGGATGGCGTTTGCGGTGGGGACCGCGACACGGCGCGCGGTCCTCGTGTTTGCCTTTCCCGTCGCCCTGCTGCTGCTGTGCCTCTTCTTTCTGTGGGACTGGTCGCCGTCCTGGTTGAGTGAGGGGGCGAACCGGGCGCTGATGTTCATCGATCCGTCCGGGCTGCGTTGGTTGCGTGAGACCTGGCTGGAAGTGGATCGTGGGGCGGCCTTCTACAACACCCAGGCCGTCACGCTCGATGGCTTCATCCTCGGCCAGCGGGCGACCTGGGTGATCCTCGCGCTCCTCAGCGTCGCCGGAGCCGTGCATCGCTTCGCGCGCACGATGCGCGCGTCCCATCGGGTGACGAGCGCCGACGTCGCGACGGCCATGCAACCTCAGCTGGCCACCGCGCCCGTCGCCGTGCCGTCGTCACGGCCGCTGCCGGTGGCGACCGGGGCGCCACCCACGTGGTGGACCACCCTGCGAATGGTGGCGGCCGCCGAGGCGCGCGAGCTGGCGGCCCAGCCGGGACTCTACCTCTTTGTGCCGTTGGTGGTCCTGCAGGTGATCTCGAACGCGCTGCTCGCACTCGGGGCGTTTGATACGCCACTGCTCCGCACCCCCGGACAGCTCGCCGCGACGCAAATGGGGTTGCTCACCGCATATGTAACGCTGCTGCTGGTCTTCTATGCCGTCGAGAGCCTGGAACGGGAACGGTCCACACGGCTGAGCGCGATCCACGACAGCCTGCCGATTCCGACCAGCGCCCTGCTCGCTGGCAAGGCAGTGGCGCTGGGGGTCGTGGTCGGGGTGATCGTGCTTGCCTGCCTGCTCGCCTCGATGATCCTCGTGATGGCGCAGGGGAACGTGGGATTCTCCCTCACCCCGTTTGTTCTCATGTGGGTCGTGCTCCTCATCCCGACCTTCTTTGTGGTGATCGCGTTCATCTTTGCCGCGTACGGGATCGCGAAGGGACGGTATGGGGCGTATGCCATTTCCTTCGGCGCGATCGGGCTCGCGATGTGGGCCGCTCTTACCGATCGCGAAAACTGGGTAAGCGACTGGTCACTGACGTCGGCGATCCAGTGGTCGGACATGTCGATCCTGGAGTTCGATCGCGAAGCCCTGATCTGGAACCGTCTCTTCTGGCTGGCCGTCGGGGTGTTCCTCTGGCGCGTGGCGACGCGACTCTATCCGCGAGTGGAGCGCGACCCGGTGCGGTGGCTCCAGGCGAGAACGTGGCCCCAATGGTGGCGCAGTCTTCGTCCTTCGGTGCCGTTCGTCCTCGCCCCGGTGATCCTCGGCGCCATGGCCTGGCGCCAGGTAAACACTGGGCCGGATGGCGCACGCGCGGAGAAGTTGGGGAAAGACTACTGGAAGAAGAACCTCGCCACCTGGTGGAATGCGCCCGTGCCCTGGGTGAAGGACGTGGACCTGGATGTGCGGCTCGATCCGGCGGAGCGGGCCTGGCGTGTGCAGGGGTCCTACCTCGTGGTGAACCACCGAGACACCGTGTTGCAGCGTATCCCGCTGACGGTCGGGCGGTGGCGCAACATGCAGTTCACCGCGGACGGGGACTCAATCCGGCCGGACACGGCATCGCACCTGTACGTCTTCACGCTGCCGACGCCGCTGGGACCGGGCGACTCGGTGCGCCTCGGCTTTTCATATGAGGGTCGGCACGAGGGTGCCACGCGCGCCGGCGGTGGCGCGGGGGAGTTCATCGTGCCCTCGGGTGTGGTCATGCAGGGATGGTCACCGCAGTATTTCCCCGTCGTGGGATTCGTGGAAGGGATCGGGTCGGACGAGGACAACACGTTCGAACCGCGCGACTATCCGGAGGATCACTGGCAGGCGACCACGCCGGCGCTGTTCGGCTCCGAACGGCCGATGACGGTGCGCACGCGGATCGATGTACCGGCGGCCTTCCACGCAAACGGCGTGGGCGAGCAGCTCCGCGACGAGGTGAAGGACGGGCGTCGACTCGTCGAGTTTCGGACGGACGAGCCTGTCATGGCCTACAATATTGTTGCCGGCAAGTGGTTGGTGCGGCGTGGCGCGGGGACCGCCCTGTTCCATCACCCGACGCATACCTACAATGTGGACGAGATGGGGAATGCCATGGACCAGGCGCGACGCTGGTACGGCACCTGGTTCGGCGCGTATCCGTGGAAGGAGCTGAAGGTCTCGGAGTTCCCGAGCCTGGCGACCTATGCGCAGGGGTTCCCGACGAACATCACCTTCTCCGAGGGGATCGGGTTTCTCACGAAGAGCGAGCCAAAGACCAACCTGGCCTTCCTGGTGACGGCGCATGAGATCGCGCACCAGTGGTGGGGGAACATGCTGCAACCAGGCCGCGGGCCCGGCGCCAACATCCTGAGCGAGGGGATGTCGCACTTTGCGACGGCCCTGCTGATCGAGCAGGTCAAGGGATTTCGCAACGGGCTGGAGTTCCGCACGCGGATCGAGTCGCGGTACGGCGACAACCGGTTCGCTGACGCCGAGCGAAAGTTGTATCGCATCGACGGCAGCAAGCAGGGCGACAACACCGTGACATACGACAAGGGAGGGTGGGTCTTCTGGATGCTCGCCGACCTGGTGGGCCGTGAACCCACCCTGCGGGGGATGCAGGACTTCATCGCGAAGTATCGAGGGAGCGATGACCACGCGATGCTCCAGGATTTCACGGCACACATGCGACGCTATGCGGCGGACACGGCGTCGTACGACGACTTCGTTCGCCAATGGTTCGACTCGGTGGTCGTTGGTGAATACCGGGTTGATATGGCGACCACGAGCAAGCGGCCCGATGGGACGTGGGAGACGCGGGCGGTGGTCCGCAATGTGGGTCGCGCGTCGATGATGGTGGATGTGGCGGCCGTACGCGGTGAGCGATTCCCCGATGACACGAGCGCGCAGGACCGAGTACCGTACGTGCAGCAGGTGACCCGGGTCATGCTGCCAGCCGAGCTGGCCGTGCCGGTCACGATGATTTCGACATTCGAGCCGCAGCGGGTGGTTGTGGACCCTGATGTGCGGGTGCTGCAGCTGAGACGACGGTCGGCGGAGAAGACGATCGAGAGGTGA